The Oncorhynchus gorbuscha isolate QuinsamMale2020 ecotype Even-year linkage group LG06, OgorEven_v1.0, whole genome shotgun sequence sequence taccctctctctgtctctccatcttactataccctctctgtctctccatcctactataccctctctctgtctctccatctgactataccctctctgtctctccatcctactataccctctctctgtctctccatcctactataccctctctctgtctctccatctgactataccctctctgtctctccatcctactataccctctctccatcctactataccctctctccgtctctccatcctactataccctctctccgtctctccatcctactataccctctctatgtctctccatccgactataccctctctccgtctctccatccgactataccctctctctgtctctccatcctactataccctctctctgtctctccatctgactataccctctctgtctctccatctgactataccctctctatctctccatctgactataccctctctgtctctccatcctactataccctctctgtctctccatccgactataccctctctccgtctctccatcctacaataccctctccgtctctccatcctactataccctctctccgtctctccatcctacaatacactctctgtctctccatctgactataccctctctgtctctccatccttatggtccttctgtagctcagttggtagagcatggcgcttgtaacgccagggtagtgggttcgattcccgggaccacccatacgtagaatgtatgcacacatgactgtaagtcgctttggataaaagcgtctgctaaatggcatatatatatatatatatatatatatatatatatatatagtggaagacgtaggaagtgtttccagatccataacttgttgggaagggagggggcgatgacgtcaaagttgccccaactttcaggatttgtttgtttggaagattgcctgccctgtgagttctgttatactcacagacataattcaaacggttttagaaacttcagagtgttttctatccaatattaataataatatgcatatattagcagtttaggacagattttgatgcagttcactatgggcacgcaattcatccaaagtggaaatactgccccctatctctaACAAAATCTCGTTCTCTGagaaattgtattagtataaaataataattGCATTCATTATTGCTCatatttatcaagggtgtcaataattttggaCCCCACTGTAACCTATGTGCCCACACTGGTCTTTGCACGTGCTCTCTAGCCAAAAGCTTGCAGATAGAGTGCAAGTAGGCTACCGACATGATGAATTTcctattatggacaaaagagcaagattatttttacttgtcaaacggcagccaagcatcgatcatgtcaccagaataagacttgatatttattggaaaaCAGCATTAAGCTTATCACCTTGCACTTTCTCCACCCTCATAACTTATTCCATCTGTAGCATAATACACTCCATGCTTTTCCGAGTCGTAGTGGGTGGACCACACATGTCATTGTGTGACTCCAagttcgatatgatggttattatatcaatatttgcgtataattaattttactgacacaaaaagatcccaccttgtctagcagATTCTGTcgtgaattattttatttttctatCCCACATGTACTTTACTCTCCTAAAAAAGTTAGTTGGAACCCGGTTACTGTTGTCGAGTTTATTCCCCATCAATATAGGACATTTAGCAACGTACAAGAATTCCGGTAAGAGTATACTGTTTGATATGTAAatattgtactgtatgtatatctgTTCCCTAAGTTATAACCTTTTCATTGACCAACATGTATTTATGGACATATAACTATATCTCCGTACACTTTGGCTTTTGATCATGTTGATGCTAGAGTTAGATGCACTGCTGCTGAACATTTCCGAAGGGGTTTGAGCATTTTTCTTTGAGAATACCCAAAAGTCACTATTAACTGACGGCTTACCAAAATCATTTGCGATTCCGTAAGCATTGGTGGATTGATAGGATTTAATTGAATTTTCATACAAACGGTTGTACCTAATGTCTGCATTAGGTCTATGAGCCCTAAGTCCGTCACATGTTTGACAAATACTGTACAGTAGCATATAGAATATATGCAATGTGGTCCGTCCAAAGCTTATTAAAAACACACTTCGATGCTTTATGCACTCCTGAATCTAAAGTGTAAGCCTTAAAAGGACATGAAAGTGGGAGATTGTATCAGGTATTTATGGCAAATCTACCTTTAGAGTTAAGTTTATTCCATCATCATGTTGCATAATTTGTTTGATCTTGGTACTGTATATTAGATCATGTTCAGGGTAATGTCAGATTTTTCTTGGGATATTCCATCCTCTGGCCTATGTTTTTAAATGGTGTTCAATGCTCAGGACATGAGATCCATTGATGTgttttcaactttgtggcaacagtttggggaaggtcaatacagaaatggtttgttgagattggtatggaagaacttgactacatattaatgcccatgattttggaatgagatgttcaatgagcaggtgtccacattagCCACGTCgtgtataaacgcaacatgcaataatttcaaagattttaatgagttacagttgttataaggaaatcagtccaattgaaatatattcattaggccctaatctatggatttcaaatggGAATACAGATCTGGATCAGAAAACCAAGAAACTGTCCTCGGAATTGTGGGTGCCGAATGATTTCCTAAGTAGCCTGCTGATATTGTTTGGCACTGCCAAAGCTTTAATATGACAGCTGCAATGCAATAGGAATATAAGGCTTTAAGCAGGGCTAAGGGTTGTATTTCATGTTGTATTTAGGAATGCATGCACTACACTGGAGCAGTTAAATCGGAGCAGAAACCGTTCTTACCTGAATTAGGTACCGATTTGTAAAACATGATTCTTTTATAGTGTAAACACTCCTTTCATATGGAGTTTTAATGTTAGGAGTGGGTATAGTCCTTACATTTGCCAGATGGgagttttttattttttctccCCCTTTTTTTTCTAACACCAAGTGCTTTTGAAACAACCTTTTATTTGTCATCAATGGCTGATGTCACTTGCCAGATATGTACCAGTAAGGATTCTGCCCATAGACAAAGTACAGTTCTATTTCAAATATATTGTTTTGATATCTCACAATGGCCGTTGTCTTAGATGGATTCTCTAATGGAAGAACCAATCACAGCAGGGCTAttgagcctgctgctgctgctgctgctacattTTGGCCTTTCCCAGAGGCCGATAGTGGGGGAAGCGGTCCGTCGCTGCGACCGCAGCGAGGTCCCGCCCacctggagggaaggaggggcgtCTGACCTCTGGGTACGTGCCCGGCGGTAGAGGCAGCCAACAGATCCCTATGGGGCAGAGGCACATCTCTACTCCTAAAACCCTACCACTCGTGCAGCGGTGCACTTCTATGCATCTGCTCACAGGGACCACCACTGGTGAGCAAGAGTCATCTGACTTGTGAGCAACTCGCTGCAGGAAACTGGCGAGCATGTGCAGTCAATGCCCGCCCTATTCTGGATCTACGGATCCTCAACAGATTTCTGAGAAAGTCCATATTCTGTATGCTTATGCTCAACGTGCTGTCTCGCTCTGTTGAGGCGACTGGTTCATTTCAGTAGAGACCGTAAGAGAAAGACAGATTGGAGAGCTGTTTGTACCGGATTCGAACGCACGCCAGCGGCCCTAACTGCTAGGCTGTCGCAGGACGCTTATTTTCACATAAGTATTCTGCCGACACACAGGAGGTTTCTCAGGTTCGCCTTTCAAGGCAAAGCTTCCGAATACCTCACTGTTCTCTTCGGGCTAGCGTTGGCTCCCTGAACGTGCAAGTGTGTAGAGGCGGCGCTAGCACCCCAGAGGGGTTAAAAGTATCCTCTTACATAGACCATTACCTGCTTTGCTCCCCTACACAGAAGCAAGCGGTACTAGACATGTCTTCACCGAGCTAGGGTTCAAGGTCAACCAGAAAAAGAGCTGTTTGGTGCCCACTCTGAGAATAGAATAACTTGGCGTCAAGCTGGATTCTCTCTTATCGGGCTACACTATTGGACGGCCACGCTCAAAACATGTCTCCGAATTGTTGGGTTGATGGCGTCTACCTCAGTAGTACCACTAGGACTACTGAGAATGACACTTCCAGAGTTGGGTAAAGTCTGTCAACGTTGGCACCTCAATTGAAAGATGAAGGTTTCCACGGACTGTCTCTCAGCTCTCCGTCACTGGAAGATCCCCTCAATCTTCTTTTCAGGCACCCCCTTAGGGGTAGTGTCATTGAGGAAGGAGGTAACGACAGATGCCTCAGTCAAAGGATGGGGCGCAGTTCACGAGGGAAGAGCAATAAACAGACTGATCCCCGATCCCCACAGCTCCGCCATGCTCGTATAAATGACCTCAAACTGCTGAGTGTTTCATTTTAAATTGTCACATCCTGGTCAGAACAGACAATATTACTGGAGGCATACATCAACCACCAGGATGGCACTTTCTTGCTGTGCTAACACAGACTGCCAAGAGTATTCTGTGGAGCAGTGCACACCTCTCATTATGCGTGACTCATGTCCCGGGTGTACTGAATGTGGGAGCAGACTTGTTGTCCAGGGGGAAACCCAGATCTGGGGGAGAGTTACCATAGATCGCTTCACAGAAAGACACGTTGTCCCTTGGCCATGAGTGTTGTTCTATGCTTTCTCTTCTATGCTTGATGCTCCCCTCTCTGAACAGAGTGAGGAAACAAGGCTTATCTTTGATCTTGATAGCCCCTTGATGGCCAGGAAAGCTCTGGGTAGCAAAGCTCGCTTTACGATGAGCCCTGGCAGCTACCATTACGCAAGGGATCTACTGACCCAAGCGAACAGAGAGATTTTCCACGTTTACACGGAAACCATGACCCTCACTGTATGGGAACAAGTGGTGCGTATTTGAGAGGTCGTGTGACCAGAAACAGAATTCCTTACCAATGCTCTGTATCCAAGGTTTTATGCTTCTTGCAGGATTTTAGACGGAGGGGAGGCATTCTCCACTGTTAAGGTTTATTTAGCTGTCATATCTGCCTGTCGTATAGACTTCAACAATCACACAGTAGGGAAACGCCCTCTTATGTTTTATGAAGAGAGTGCGTCGTTTACGCCGTCGCCAAGCCTTTAACTCAGTCTTGGTACTTTGCTTGAGGCAATTTCCCAGCAGCCTTTCCCAGCAGTTGCTGGAAAGTGTGGAGATGAAATATCTCTGCCCAAAACGAGTGAGTGAGTTGCATGCACTGTCAGTTCAACATTCATGCCTACAGTTTGCCCCAGGGTTATCCAAGGTAACACTGTAACTCAACCCTGCTTTCATGCCTAAGGTCAGCAGCAATTACAATTGTCTAGTCTTGGGAGTTTATGGCTTTCCACCCGCCGCCCTTCACTTCTATGGAAGAAGAGCATCTCCACTGTTTGTGTCCAGTACGAGCTTTGAACATCTAttctgaacagaaatataaagcGCAACATGCTAaaaatgtaaggaaatcagtccatttaaataaattaactaggccctaatctatggattttacatgactgggcaagGGCGCAGCCATTGGTGGGCCTGGGAAGGCATAGACctcgtgctgtttaatcagcttcttgatatgccacacctgtcaagtggatggattatcttggctaaggagaaatgctcactaactgggatgtaaacaaatgtgtacaATTTTAAATGaagaagctttttgtgcgtattgaatgtttatgggatcttttatttcagctcatgaaaccaacactttatatgttgcatttatatttttgttcagtatacttggATAGAACGAGAGCATGGTAAGAGTGACcaactctccatctccctctcttgtcAACGACTCCCATAGTGGAGGCTATTATAATAGCAAGGGTTTGCAGCCCCCTGGGGGCTTGAAGGCTCATTCCACTAGCTCTTGGGCACTGATTAAGGGCATTTGTTTGCAATACTGCACGTTGGGCCACCCCTCATACATTTGAGGTTTTAACAGGTTTCTGCTCCTTCGTTGGTGCATACTGTCCTCCGTGTTGGTGCCTCAGGGGTGATATTGTTGGGACTAGTCTGGCTTCGGAGAGCAAGTGGGCAATCTATATCCCCATTGTGAGAAAGTGAAGCGATATATTTGAAATAGAATTTGGGGTTACTTACGTAACCGAGATTACGAAATTACATTTACGTCATTGTGAGTGACTAGACTAAACACGATTGCACTGCATTTAAATATTTTCCAGCGATAATCCCATGTCTGTGGTTGTACTTCACCTCTCAAACAACTGACTTGTCATTTTTTTAATGTTGTACTCAAATTTGATTGAATATTAAAATATATTTCTTATTTCTACTGTGTAAGTTCTTTGTCCTGGGTCTATGAAAAATACTGTGTCTACACAAACAATTTCAGTAAATTAAAGATCTGACGACATGACAATTATTTTACATGTTCATCTGTTTAATGAGTTAAACATGAACATTTTCACCCAGCTCTTTTAAATTATATTGGTTATACATTTGGGACCAAATCCATAGTGGTCATTCTCATGCATGCCTCTCTTCCTTGGAATTATACCccgaaaaaatatataaatgctaCATGCAACAAATtaagtaatttagttcagttacctttgctatcgccccgtagcactcacttgtGTCATCATGAATGCTTTGAGAGGcaagttaaggatcatatcacctctagcttacctgacaccctagactcacttcaatttgcttacccgcctaatagatccacagacgttgcaattgccatcacactgtcctaccccatctggacaagaggaatacccatgtaagaatgctgttcattaactatagctcagcattcaacaccatagtaccctccaagctcctcattaagcttggggcccttGGTCTGAACCCcttcctgtgcaactgggtcctgtacttcctgacgggccatccCCAGTagtgaacctttatttaactaggcaagtcagttaagaacaaattcttattttcaatgactgcctaggaacagtgggttaactgcctgttcaggggcagaacgacagctttgTGCCTTGTCAGGtaggggggtttgaacttgcaaccttccagttactagtccaacgctctaacaactaggctaccatgccgccccacttcactgatcctcaatacAGGGGCCCCACAAACGTGCATGCTCagccacttcctgttcacccatgcctCCAACTCAcaaatcaagtttgcagacaacaaccatagtaggcctgattaccatcaatgacgagacagcctacagggaggaggtgagggccctgggagagtggtgccaggtaaataacctctcactcaatgtcaacaaaacaaaggagcttatcgtggacttcaggaaacagcagagggtgcacacccctatccacatcgacgggaacgcagaaagcttcaagttcctctgcattcacatcactgacgatctgaaatggtctacacagacagtgtggtgaagatgtcacgaggctgaagaaatttggcttggcccctaaaaccctcaaactGTTAGATGctcaattgaaagcatcctgtcaggctgtatcatcGACTGGTACGGCAACAGCACCGTCCgcaaggttctccagagggtggtgcggtctgcccaacccatcaccgggggcaaactacctgccctccaggacccgatatcataggaaggccaaaaaggtCAAGGACAACcaccctctcccctgcctgttcaccccgctatcatccagaaggcgaggtcagtacaggtgcatcaaagctgggaccgagactgaaaaacagcttctatctcaaggccatcagacttaaaTAGACATCACTAGCCATCTTCCATCCGGTTACTCctcctgcaccttagaggctgctaccctatatacatagacttggaatcactggtcactttgatAATGTTTAAATACTGCTTTAGTCATCTCATAAGTATATActatattttagtcaatgccactctgacattgctcaatctaatatttatatatttcttaattccattcttttacctttagatttgtgtgtattgtgaattgttagatactactgcactgttcgagctaggaacacaagcatttcactacacacacacacatacttagaCTGTATTGCGGATGTGgccaataaaattttatttgacgCCTTTGTGCTCACTGGTAGCAGGGATCTGCCCTCTGACGTGATGAGCACATTAATATTGCAGGGGAATTCCACCTTGTGGTAGTTGAAGTCATAATCAACCTTCTGCCAGGAAATCAGGTTCCCCAGAGCCGGGATGTTCCAGACACCTACAACAGGACACATTTCTATGAACATATTACCACAACACAAGGTTATTCAATGGATTAAATGACATTGCACTACAGCAATTGGTATACTAAATGAATGAATATACCATGACTGTTGCACAAAAAGCTAGAGGCACTTCTGTGGGTATCTTAAACTAGTTCCCAGTCTCTGCGGTACAGTACATCTTTCAGCATGCCCAGAAACAACCCTTCTCCCGAGATATGAGTGAATAAGACAGGTATAAGCAATGTCTAAAATTCTACCCAGCCTATCAGAGAGCAAGGTGGAGCAACTACCTCAATGTGTACACCTATCAAATACTCTCTGATCTACACAAATGTCTTAGGTTAGAGGTTGGCAGGGCCTCGTCTCTGGGCCAAACTCTGGCCCTAGTTGCTCCTCAATGTGCCCTGTTGTTCCCAGAGCCCCCTCTTACCTGAGGTGTCCAGTTGACCCTGCTCCAGCTGCATCTCATCCAGGAAGAGGACAGTGTCCCTGGCCAGCTGCAAGGCTCCACTCACCAGCTGGTTAGCCACAGAGTCCTTCTTGGGCACCAGATGCAGGCTGTTCATGGTGTTGGTGTGGAGGCTCATACTGAGATGGTAAGACTACCggagagaagaaaaaaactaACCACAGTTACTTTAACATACTTTGATAAACTGTTTGTATAATTAAGTCTTGTGATGTATGTTGTGCAACACAATTAAACTGTCAATCTTCAAAGCCTCTCCACTCTCAAACCCATGATTCCCTaatccatacgcacaaaaatcttatttctcaaagtttttgcacaaatttgtttacatccctgttagtgagcatttcaagaagttgattaaacacatcattacacaggtgctccttgtgctggagacaataaaaggtcactttaaaatgtgttgtgtgacaaaactacacaatgcaacagatgtatcaagttgagggagtgtaatttgcatgctaactgcaggaatgtttaccataaactgcctccttttagataatttggcagtacatccaaccggcctcacaaccacagaccacgtgtaaccgcaCCAGCCCAGGACATCCATATCCAGCTTCTTCAACAGCAGGCTTGTTTGAGGGATGCGCTGGGGAGtatttctgtctataataaaATCCCTTTCGGGGAAAAACAAATTGACTGCACCCCTGCCAAatcacgtgaaatccatagattagggcctaatgaactaATTTCAatcgactgatttccttacatgaactcagtaaaatctttcaaatggttgtttacatttttgttcagtatatatatttacaaagtATGCATTCTTTCAGTATTGTCAAACAAACCTAATACTGACCTTAAGTGGAGGGCAAAATTAATTTTAGTCTTGACAATGAAGAAACTGTACTGCAGGCCCAGAGTTGCAtattagtgttctattcaatttTAATCTAAATTACTAAAGTGGCACCCACATATGCTGTTAACCCTCAATTCAAATCTCAAATAACAGTCAACTCAATTTCGATTTGATATGGAGCATGATACAatatattaaacacacacaaggcACCAGCAGTTGGATGATCTGACACGAGTCGCTCTGTGTATGAGTTGAGCAGACCGCCACTGAATTTACCCAGAGGCAGGACATCTGATGTACCTGCGATGAGAGACCCACACAACCACTATCAGGAACcacttgtatttttatttattttttacttccaAATGGGGACTCTTTCGTTCGACCACGGAGAGATCAGGTGCGCTGCACTcttctttttaaatgttttatttttatggagaggagcaggagcagtGTGGCACGAAGAGAGAAAGTAGCTAAACAGACTAGTGTTGCCAACTACTGTTCAGGGTAAGTTGCTCGAGACAGGTTGATTTGTTGCTAAAAGACGTTGTGGTTTCATTGCGTCATTACGTAAAATATACAATAACGTTACTCAATTTGACTGGCCATCTCGGCAAAAAATATGATTTGACATTTGTTCAGGTACAGACTCCCACTCTTTTCTGTAGTTTTGATTGATGCTGTAAGTTCTGTTCAAGAGTTAACATTCGTGACCAACTATGTTCATTGGGTTTGGCTCGTCGTACT is a genomic window containing:
- the LOC124038107 gene encoding mini-chromosome maintenance complex-binding protein-like, yielding MPSSHDWINNPLSVVEGMFAQSNSNPEWEAKVLEYFKDPTEDFIIDRNTPQRIPQTSLLLKKLDMDVLGWCGYTWSVVVRPVGCTAKLSKRRQFMSYHLSMSLHTNTMNSLHLVPKKDSVANQLVSGALQLARDTVLFLDEMQLEQGQLDTSGVWNIPALGNLISWQKVDYDFNYHKVEFPCNINVLITSEGRSLLPVSTKASNKILLATSAIQSKYVCVCSEMLVFLARTVQ